Proteins from one Ahaetulla prasina isolate Xishuangbanna chromosome 2, ASM2864084v1, whole genome shotgun sequence genomic window:
- the LOC131191620 gene encoding metalloproteinase inhibitor 1-like, which yields MDTTKSHGFFLASFLVLMFLGDLIEGCRCKRISLHETCCTHDFVMRTKFMGVRPDPASPSYMTMNMFSIQPIQVFKGPTSLRNAQVLYSPESQSYCGYLHRGRFTGEEYLISGSIYSNRPEIKLCSFAEPWDIVTSEQKKILKEGGCTSCSVS from the exons ATGGATACTACAAAATCACATGGATTCTTCCTAGCCAGCTTCCTTGTCCTCATGTTCTTGGGAGATCTCATAGAGGGCTGCAGATGTAAGCGAATATCTCTCCACGAAACATGTTGCACACATGACTTCG tAATGAGGACCAAATTTATGGGTGTCAGGCCTGACCCTGCCTCTCCTTCGTATATGACCATGAATATGTTTAGTATTCAACCCATCCAG gTATTCAAAGGTCCAACATCCTTAAGAAATGCACAAGTTCTCTACAGCCCAGAATCACAGTCTTACTGCGGATATCTACACAGAGGGCGTTTCACAGGAGAAGAATACTTAATTTCAG GGTCTATTTATAGCAATCGTCCTGAAATCAAATTGTGCAGCTTTGCAGAACCATGGGATATAGTAACTTCTGAacagaaaaaaatcctgaaagaaGGTGGTTGTACGAGCTGCAGTGTCTCCTAA
- the LOC131191619 gene encoding metalloproteinase inhibitor 1-like codes for MDSTESHGFFLASFLVLVFLQDLTEACMCAQLSLQKACFTAKFVMRAKFMSIMPDPESPSYSPKNVYTIQPIEVYKGPKELRNSQFLYSPVSDNLCGYVHKGPLKGEEYLFSGSISDNRFKISMCSFAEPWDKVTSEQKKILKEGGYKGCSVS; via the exons ATGGATTCTACAGAATCACATGGATTTTTCCTAGCCAGCTTCCTGGTCCTTGTGTTCTTGCAAGATCTCACAGAGGCCTGCATGTGTGCGCAATTATCTCTCCAGAAAGCATGTTTCACAGCTAAGTTTG TGATGAGGGCCAAATTTATGAGCATCATGCCGGATCCTGAATCTCCATCATATTCACCCAAAAATGTCTATACTATTCAACCCATTGAA GTATACAAGGGTCCAAAGGAACTAAGAAATTCACAGTTTCTCTACAGCCCAGTCTCAGATAATCTCTGTGGATATGTACATAAAGGCCCTCTCAAAGGAGAAGAATACCTATTTTCAG GGTCAATTTCTGACAACCGTTTTAAAATCTCAATGTGCAGCTTCGCAGAACCATGGGATAAAGTAACTTCTGAacagaaaaaaatcctgaaagaaGGAGGTTATAAGGGCTGCAGTGTCTCCTGA